A section of the Chitinophagaceae bacterium genome encodes:
- a CDS encoding T9SS C-terminal target domain-containing protein: MRALYKFVCFFLPALILFTTSNAEDILPKYQTQAEIEAYQMQKYGQLRGQLSSDRMTDSCDGICGEQAPSGCWCDNDCVQHGDCCFDFLDVCGNQPDVLEMPEDMWVPGEFEEVQSVLLRWPTSSSGAYRRLYTALADAIQQEAEVWIVYSGDTTNVHNMMDMEGKTLYNHKFLNVPSNSIWARDYGPFGFYHGEEDELAFIDMQYYPSRPLDNDIPQAVADMMGIDNYVMNLYQEGGNLMVDGFGFGYYSTGAYDRNPIWTEEIVDDYKKSTFDFHSVAAPLRLSCDGGTGHIDMYAKLIDERSILVTEYPEEVTAQDRDIINDNIDNHFAPAISTYGTPMEIVRSPVPNRDNGDLATSCGQINSDARGYVNGLFVNRSFIMPIYSNNNSGDAEQDSIAIEYYREIMPGYNIVPIDARLLTPMGGAIHCITMQIPADNPIRFWHPPVEGLQAAQSEYNFKSRITNRSGIEDAELRWRVNGQAWKSVSLTDSMGYYVGSILNPGFTVMDTIEYYLHAKSNNGKEMTKPIVAPEGHYRFWFETGKIFLPAIEYSLDEDKPLEISVYPNPTSTNINIYMKYNGFKPLELSVTNVLGETVYQSGVSFSGENVKTIPVEDYSPGVYFIKVSDGDSHRISRFIKQ; the protein is encoded by the coding sequence ATGCGCGCACTTTATAAATTCGTTTGTTTTTTCCTTCCGGCATTAATTCTTTTTACCACCTCTAATGCCGAAGATATCTTACCTAAATATCAAACTCAGGCAGAAATAGAAGCATATCAAATGCAGAAATATGGTCAATTAAGAGGCCAATTGTCAAGTGATAGGATGACAGATTCATGTGATGGTATTTGTGGTGAGCAAGCTCCAAGTGGATGTTGGTGTGATAATGATTGTGTTCAACATGGGGACTGTTGCTTTGATTTTTTAGATGTATGTGGTAATCAACCCGATGTGTTAGAAATGCCTGAAGATATGTGGGTCCCCGGTGAGTTCGAAGAGGTTCAATCCGTTTTGCTTCGCTGGCCAACCAGTAGTAGTGGAGCATACAGAAGACTTTATACTGCTCTTGCGGATGCTATTCAACAGGAGGCCGAGGTTTGGATAGTTTATTCGGGAGATACAACAAATGTGCACAATATGATGGACATGGAGGGCAAAACACTTTATAACCATAAGTTCTTAAACGTCCCTTCAAATTCTATCTGGGCACGTGATTACGGTCCATTTGGATTTTATCACGGAGAAGAAGATGAGTTGGCATTCATTGATATGCAATATTATCCTTCAAGACCTTTGGATAATGACATACCACAGGCTGTAGCAGATATGATGGGTATTGATAATTACGTGATGAATTTGTATCAGGAGGGCGGAAATTTAATGGTTGATGGATTTGGGTTTGGTTACTATAGTACCGGTGCTTATGACAGAAACCCTATTTGGACTGAAGAGATTGTGGATGATTATAAGAAATCAACTTTTGATTTTCATTCTGTGGCTGCACCCCTGCGCTTAAGTTGTGACGGCGGTACCGGGCATATTGATATGTATGCCAAGCTTATTGATGAAAGATCAATTTTAGTAACGGAATATCCGGAAGAAGTTACAGCTCAAGATCGGGATATAATTAATGATAATATTGACAATCATTTTGCACCGGCAATATCAACTTATGGAACACCAATGGAAATAGTACGTTCTCCGGTTCCCAACAGAGATAATGGCGATTTAGCAACCAGTTGTGGCCAGATAAATTCGGATGCCAGAGGTTATGTGAATGGTTTGTTTGTAAACAGAAGTTTTATAATGCCGATTTATTCTAATAATAACTCAGGAGACGCCGAGCAGGACTCAATTGCCATAGAATACTACAGAGAAATTATGCCGGGATACAATATTGTACCTATAGATGCCCGATTGTTAACTCCTATGGGAGGCGCTATACATTGTATAACTATGCAAATTCCGGCGGATAACCCAATTCGTTTTTGGCACCCTCCGGTTGAAGGTCTTCAGGCAGCTCAATCTGAATATAACTTTAAATCAAGAATAACCAACAGAAGTGGAATAGAAGATGCTGAATTGCGTTGGAGAGTTAACGGACAAGCATGGAAAAGTGTTAGCTTAACAGATAGCATGGGTTACTATGTTGGCAGCATTCTGAATCCCGGCTTTACAGTTATGGACACAATTGAATATTACCTACATGCTAAAAGTAATAACGGCAAAGAAATGACTAAACCTATAGTTGCACCTGAAGGTCATTATAGATTTTGGTTTGAAACCGGTAAAATTTTCTTACCGGCAATTGAGTATAGCCTTGATGAAGATAAACCTTTGGAAATTTCAGTTTATCCCAATCCTACTAGTACAAATATTAATATTTACATGAAATATAACGGATTTAAGCCATTAGAGTTAAGTGTAACAAATGTACTTGGTGAAACTGTTTATCAATCAGGTGTGAGTTTTAGTGGTGAAAATGTTAAAACGATACCAGTAGAAGATTACTCTCCCGGAGTTTACTTTATAAAAGTATCCGATGGAGATAGTCATCGTATAAGCAGATTTATTAAGCAATAG
- a CDS encoding AraC family transcriptional regulator, with protein MLVLYIKNMVCNRCIMVVKATLEKLGIKPVSISLGEIDLGDIKLSDKVLMELDKELEQLGFERIDNRKSRMIEKIKNIIIETIHETDGEHNANWSDMISKELNQSYSYLSNLFSSVEGITVEHFIILQKIEKVKELLVYDELTLSQIAFKLDYSSVSHLSGQFKKVTGFTPSQFKKNKQKKRKPLDEV; from the coding sequence ATATTGGTACTATACATTAAAAATATGGTTTGCAACCGTTGCATTATGGTTGTAAAAGCTACGTTGGAAAAACTGGGAATAAAGCCTGTTTCGATAAGTTTGGGCGAGATTGATTTAGGAGATATAAAATTATCTGATAAAGTATTGATGGAATTAGATAAAGAACTCGAACAGCTTGGGTTTGAACGGATTGATAATAGAAAAAGCCGGATGATTGAAAAAATAAAAAATATCATCATAGAAACAATTCACGAAACAGACGGGGAGCATAATGCAAATTGGTCAGATATGATTTCCAAAGAGTTAAATCAAAGCTACAGCTACCTGAGTAATTTATTTTCCTCAGTTGAAGGAATAACAGTGGAACACTTTATTATTCTTCAAAAAATAGAAAAAGTAAAAGAACTGCTGGTTTATGATGAACTCACCCTTAGTCAGATAGCATTCAAACTGGATTATAGCAGTGTGTCTCACCTATCAGGACAATTTAAAAAAGTTACCGGTTTTACCCCTTCTCAATTCAAAAAAAACAAACAAAAAAAGCGGAAACCACTGGACGAGGTTTAA
- a CDS encoding MerR family transcriptional regulator, translating to MSKYTIKELEQITGIKAHTIRIWEQRYNILNPSRTKTNIRYYTNNDLKKVLNIAFLKENGIKISKIAKLSDDEISTQVLKFSNVKCDSTNIINTLTTTLVDMDEEQFEKTINTCILRHGFEDCVVKVLYPFLRRIGIMWMAGSINPAQEHFMTNLIRQKLIVAVDGHINPSGKGVKKYLLFCPEGEQHELNLLFSAYILKSRHNRVIYLGCSVPENDLRGVCDIHSPEFMVCSITTTPCAEDIQSYINKLSVQFPDVKIIYLGINIEKANVNVPDNSFVFNNVDEFLSFVEKNKSDSDL from the coding sequence TTGTCTAAATATACAATTAAGGAACTGGAACAAATTACCGGGATAAAAGCACATACTATAAGAATTTGGGAACAACGTTACAATATCCTAAATCCTTCAAGAACTAAAACAAATATCAGGTATTACACCAACAATGACTTAAAAAAAGTCCTTAACATTGCTTTCTTAAAAGAAAACGGTATTAAAATATCAAAAATTGCCAAACTGAGTGATGATGAAATTTCTACTCAGGTATTAAAGTTCTCAAATGTAAAATGTGACTCTACTAATATAATTAATACCCTTACCACCACTCTTGTTGATATGGATGAGGAGCAATTTGAAAAAACCATAAATACCTGTATCCTGAGGCATGGTTTTGAAGACTGTGTGGTTAAAGTTCTTTACCCTTTTCTACGAAGAATTGGAATAATGTGGATGGCCGGTAGCATAAACCCGGCTCAGGAACATTTTATGACAAACCTCATTCGACAAAAGTTGATAGTCGCAGTTGATGGTCATATAAACCCAAGTGGTAAAGGTGTGAAAAAATATTTACTATTTTGTCCTGAGGGAGAGCAACATGAGTTAAATCTTTTATTTTCAGCATACATCTTAAAATCAAGACATAATCGAGTCATTTACCTTGGCTGCAGTGTACCTGAAAATGACCTAAGAGGGGTTTGTGACATACATAGCCCGGAATTTATGGTTTGCTCAATTACTACAACTCCCTGCGCTGAAGACATACAATCATATATAAATAAATTGTCTGTTCAATTTCCGGATGTGAAAATTATTTATTTAGGTATAAATATAGAAAAGGCAAATGTTAACGTTCCTGACAATTCTTTTGTATTTAACAATGTTGATGAATTTCTAAGCTTTGTTGAAAAAAATAAAAGTGATAGTGACCTCTAA
- a CDS encoding T9SS C-terminal target domain-containing protein: protein MYPGQITIASIIYGDANSPVDEIYGIAFTMNYDEELMENSPSLMYDSSWVGTPGVNLLGFSKHFPGTGTSDIAITRTNQQNIISQYGIIAEVSFVIKDDLSGKGLTYYPIEFSISNVKAIDKNETELEVQTMTTTSIIEFNPVSVNEIQDENQIKIYPNPAIEKINIQSGKQLEKVYLFDLYGRLIFESILQTNETQINTDHLPAGYYMLKVQTKDKTEWLKVNVGR, encoded by the coding sequence ATGTATCCGGGGCAAATTACGATTGCAAGTATTATTTACGGAGATGCAAATTCACCCGTTGATGAAATCTATGGAATTGCATTTACTATGAACTATGATGAAGAATTAATGGAGAATTCACCAAGCCTCATGTATGACAGTTCATGGGTAGGCACTCCGGGAGTAAATCTACTTGGGTTTTCAAAACACTTCCCCGGCACCGGAACCTCAGATATAGCCATTACCCGTACTAATCAACAAAACATAATCTCTCAATATGGAATAATTGCTGAAGTGAGTTTCGTGATAAAAGACGATCTTTCCGGTAAAGGCCTGACATATTATCCAATTGAATTTAGTATCAGCAATGTTAAAGCAATAGATAAAAATGAAACAGAACTGGAAGTACAAACAATGACAACCACTTCAATCATTGAATTTAATCCGGTTAGTGTAAATGAAATTCAGGATGAAAACCAAATTAAAATTTATCCAAATCCTGCTATTGAAAAAATCAATATTCAATCCGGTAAGCAGCTGGAAAAAGTATATTTATTTGACCTTTACGGCAGGTTAATTTTTGAAAGCATACTGCAAACAAATGAAACTCAAATCAATACTGATCACTTACCGGCAGGATATTATATGCTAAAAGTTCAAACAAAAGATAAAACCGAATGGCTTAAAGTGAATGTTGGACGATAA
- a CDS encoding heavy-metal-associated domain-containing protein, which produces MKHTYKVEGMTCGNCVSKVKSEILKHPDVLTAEVSLEKKQAEIEMDKHIQTSDLQKRLSDIGNYTISEKDVDMQHEETETENEDSWFQTYKPILLIFAFVAGVSFLAAYSAGVVDWMLWMQYFMAGFFITFSFFKFLDLKGFAESYSTYDLLAKKIYNYGYVYPFLELGLGIAYLTGVFPLYTYVATIVIMGFSSIGVIQSVLDKQKIQCACLGTVFNLPMSTVTIIEDLLMVAMAAGMLIMVV; this is translated from the coding sequence ATGAAACACACGTATAAAGTAGAAGGGATGACTTGTGGGAATTGCGTATCTAAGGTAAAAAGCGAAATCCTTAAGCATCCGGATGTCCTTACGGCAGAAGTCAGTCTTGAAAAGAAGCAGGCTGAAATAGAAATGGATAAACACATTCAAACAAGTGATTTGCAGAAGCGTTTGTCTGATATCGGTAATTATACAATTTCCGAAAAGGATGTCGATATGCAGCATGAAGAAACAGAAACGGAGAATGAAGATTCATGGTTTCAAACATATAAGCCCATTCTGCTGATTTTTGCCTTTGTTGCCGGTGTTTCTTTCTTAGCAGCTTATTCAGCAGGTGTTGTTGATTGGATGCTCTGGATGCAATACTTTATGGCTGGATTTTTCATTACTTTTTCTTTTTTTAAGTTTCTTGACCTCAAAGGTTTTGCAGAAAGCTATTCTACTTACGATCTTTTAGCAAAAAAAATATATAACTACGGATATGTATATCCTTTTTTGGAACTTGGACTTGGTATAGCATATCTGACCGGTGTTTTTCCACTTTATACTTATGTTGCAACAATAGTAATTATGGGCTTCAGCAGTATAGGAGTAATACAAAGTGTGCTTGATAAGCAAAAAATTCAATGCGCTTGTCTTGGAACTGTCTTTAATCTGCCGATGAGTACAGTAACTATAATTGAAGATTTGCTAATGGTGGCAATGGCTGCAGGGATGCTGATTATGGTAGTTTAA